The following are from one region of the Roseobacter fucihabitans genome:
- a CDS encoding type I secretion system permease/ATPase — translation MPELREARSSGTWLLWSVFLFSVFVNLLMLTGPLFMLQVYDRVLGSRSEETLAALFILVAVLYGLMGILDYARGRVLARFGARFQSLLDDRVFDAVLRRAILPQERGAPSTGLRDLETVQTVFTSPVMLALFDVPWTPLFIGAIFIFHPWLGWMAVFGLVTLVAVTLLNNFLTRRKTLEAQNSSGQASGFAEQVRRSAEVVRAQGMGSAVSVRWHSLRDEALDQTIKSSDWTGLFTASTKAFRLFLQSAMLAVGAYLVLQGEMTAGAMIAGSILLGRALAPIEQSLGQWPMVQRARAAWSDLARLLAATPPEQDTLALPQPEANVTFKGVSVVPHGGKTPTLSGVTFALAAGEVLGVIGKSGSGKSTLAKTILGLTHTVAGEVRFGGATLDQYGPDALGAYIGYLPQNVVLFSGTIAENIARMTAMPDEAKIVEAAKRANAHEMILSLADGYKTRIQSEDSQLSGGQKQRIALARAFYGDPVLLVLDEPNSALDNDGSVALNLAVREFKASNRSVVILTHRPTAISECDRLIVVDNGRIAADGPRDQVLQSMVSNAGNIQRSMTKMPKSGDAKQADTVKKSDNKVVTS, via the coding sequence ATGCCAGAACTGCGCGAAGCGCGATCCTCAGGGACTTGGCTGCTATGGTCGGTTTTCCTTTTCAGCGTATTTGTGAACCTGCTGATGCTCACCGGGCCGCTGTTCATGCTGCAGGTCTACGACCGTGTCCTTGGATCACGATCTGAGGAAACACTGGCCGCACTTTTCATACTCGTAGCAGTGCTTTACGGGCTTATGGGGATATTGGATTACGCCCGTGGTCGGGTGCTTGCGCGGTTCGGCGCACGGTTCCAATCTCTCTTGGATGATCGGGTTTTTGACGCGGTTTTGCGTCGCGCAATTTTGCCACAGGAACGGGGCGCGCCCTCTACGGGCCTGCGCGATCTGGAAACCGTCCAGACCGTTTTCACCTCTCCCGTGATGCTGGCGCTGTTTGATGTGCCCTGGACGCCGCTTTTTATCGGCGCGATTTTCATTTTCCATCCTTGGCTCGGGTGGATGGCGGTTTTCGGCCTGGTCACGCTTGTGGCCGTGACCCTGCTCAACAACTTCCTCACACGCCGCAAGACGCTGGAGGCGCAGAATTCTTCCGGTCAGGCAAGTGGTTTTGCCGAACAGGTGCGCCGTTCCGCCGAAGTGGTGCGCGCGCAGGGCATGGGATCCGCAGTGTCCGTCCGCTGGCATAGCCTGCGCGATGAGGCCTTGGACCAGACGATCAAATCGAGCGACTGGACTGGCTTATTCACCGCGTCAACCAAGGCGTTTCGCCTGTTTCTGCAATCGGCGATGCTGGCTGTCGGTGCTTATCTCGTCCTGCAAGGCGAGATGACGGCCGGTGCCATGATCGCAGGCTCCATTCTTCTTGGTCGGGCGCTGGCACCGATCGAGCAGTCGTTGGGTCAATGGCCGATGGTGCAGCGCGCGCGCGCAGCCTGGAGTGATCTGGCGCGGTTGCTCGCGGCAACGCCCCCCGAGCAGGACACGCTCGCCTTGCCGCAACCCGAGGCCAATGTAACCTTCAAAGGCGTCAGCGTCGTGCCCCATGGCGGCAAAACGCCGACGCTATCGGGTGTCACCTTCGCGCTGGCGGCTGGTGAGGTCTTGGGCGTCATCGGCAAGAGCGGTTCGGGCAAATCAACACTGGCCAAAACCATCCTCGGGCTGACACATACGGTGGCGGGCGAAGTGCGGTTTGGCGGTGCCACGCTGGATCAATACGGGCCGGACGCCTTGGGCGCATACATTGGATATCTACCGCAGAACGTGGTGTTGTTTTCCGGGACAATCGCGGAAAATATCGCCCGCATGACGGCGATGCCGGATGAAGCAAAGATCGTCGAAGCCGCCAAGCGCGCCAATGCGCATGAAATGATTCTGTCGCTGGCGGATGGGTATAAGACGCGCATTCAAAGCGAGGACAGCCAGCTTTCTGGCGGTCAAAAGCAGCGTATCGCTCTGGCCCGCGCCTTTTACGGTGATCCCGTTCTGCTGGTACTGGATGAACCAAACTCTGCGCTGGATAATGACGGATCGGTCGCGCTCAATCTTGCAGTCCGCGAGTTCAAGGCCTCCAACCGGTCGGTTGTCATCCTGACCCATCGACCAACGGCCATTTCGGAATGTGACCGATTGATCGTGGTGGATAATGGGCGGATTGCTGCGGATGGCCCGCGCGATCAGGTCTTGCAATCCATGGTGTCCAATGCGGGCAACATTCAGCGGTCCATGACGAAGATGCCCAAGTCCGGCGATGCCAAACAAGCTGATACGGTCAAAAAATCAGACAACAAGGTGGTGACATCATGA
- a CDS encoding acyltransferase family protein, which translates to MSKSMRYRPEIDGIRTLAIVPVVIYHLKIPFAGGYLLPGGFLGVDVFLVISGFLITQVILNELQDTGSFSIKNFYTRRARRIFPALILMILASMSAAFFLLSPTELPRFSLSALAAIGFVSNVFWFFSLGEYGAQSGLLQPFLHTWSLAIEEQFYLIFPLLLLLIKPTRRPALAFIIVIALTLGSLAAAEITTSFNQQLSFFSPVSRAWELLAGSIMAFALTFFPKVAQPGPRMVWLLPKIALFVLAVCMFTIDLAQWHHPGVITLPVVLATCAIIWCARPQETVTQLLSTRPFVFIGCLSYSIYLWHFAIFAFGRLSSVEKPGALDMLAWVSLTVAFSIAGYYLVEQRFRFAASARAFGLALTGSLAVIVAFVVIESTTDLLDKGRIGDLAVLYGGEFYDNEALRNQSWGILDRLAGEGESIGAWNAHEPSENERTRLWFDKPEATKVLIIGNSHSKDMFNALYLAYENSDALQVARFGMATQFPQEQREQLFTAPNFQNADVIMISTRYRAQSVERLLSSMIRDIKAQGKPVAIVGSTPEFASPGTLPFYDWYIRRQGKKTDLKTVNVLAYGSAVSRVSQIDRTVQQIADRNALTYLSRRTLVCPAGSKSCTLSTSQNEKTMYDQSHWTLEGALFFGRRAAEAGWSDRLRAAARL; encoded by the coding sequence ATGTCAAAATCTATGCGTTATCGGCCGGAAATTGATGGCATCAGAACGCTCGCGATCGTTCCGGTCGTAATTTACCACCTGAAAATTCCTTTCGCCGGTGGATATCTTCTGCCCGGTGGGTTCCTTGGGGTCGATGTTTTTCTGGTGATATCGGGGTTTTTGATCACGCAGGTTATTCTGAATGAATTGCAAGATACTGGCAGTTTCAGCATCAAGAATTTCTATACCCGGCGCGCCAGGCGCATATTTCCTGCGCTGATCCTGATGATCCTGGCGTCTATGAGTGCCGCCTTTTTTCTGCTCTCCCCTACGGAATTGCCCCGCTTCAGCCTTTCGGCACTTGCCGCCATCGGATTTGTGAGCAACGTCTTTTGGTTCTTCTCGCTGGGTGAATACGGCGCGCAATCTGGCCTTTTGCAACCGTTTCTGCACACCTGGAGCCTTGCCATTGAGGAACAATTTTACCTGATCTTCCCGCTCCTGCTGCTCTTGATTAAACCGACCCGGCGCCCGGCCCTCGCATTCATCATTGTCATCGCGCTGACCCTGGGCAGCCTCGCGGCGGCGGAAATCACCACGTCGTTCAACCAGCAGCTCTCCTTTTTCTCACCTGTCAGCCGGGCTTGGGAATTGCTGGCCGGGTCGATCATGGCCTTCGCACTGACGTTTTTTCCCAAAGTCGCACAACCCGGACCCCGCATGGTCTGGCTGCTGCCCAAGATCGCCCTTTTTGTGCTGGCGGTCTGCATGTTCACCATCGATCTTGCGCAATGGCACCACCCCGGCGTTATCACGCTGCCCGTAGTGCTGGCCACCTGCGCGATCATCTGGTGCGCGCGGCCACAGGAAACCGTGACGCAACTGCTGTCGACGCGTCCCTTCGTCTTTATCGGGTGCCTGTCTTATTCGATATACCTGTGGCATTTCGCGATCTTTGCCTTTGGTCGTTTGAGCAGTGTGGAAAAGCCCGGTGCGCTGGATATGCTGGCCTGGGTGTCATTAACCGTGGCCTTCTCCATTGCCGGTTATTACCTGGTCGAACAGCGGTTCCGCTTTGCCGCAAGCGCGCGCGCTTTTGGTCTCGCTCTGACGGGCAGCCTCGCGGTCATCGTCGCTTTTGTTGTGATTGAAAGCACCACCGATCTGCTGGACAAGGGGCGCATAGGCGATCTGGCCGTTCTTTACGGCGGGGAATTTTATGACAACGAAGCCCTGCGGAATCAATCCTGGGGTATTCTGGACCGTTTGGCGGGTGAGGGTGAAAGCATTGGCGCATGGAACGCGCATGAGCCTTCCGAAAACGAACGCACCCGGCTTTGGTTTGATAAACCAGAGGCGACCAAGGTTCTGATCATCGGCAATTCCCACTCCAAGGACATGTTTAACGCGCTGTATCTGGCTTATGAAAACAGCGACGCATTGCAGGTCGCGCGTTTCGGCATGGCCACGCAATTTCCACAAGAGCAGCGTGAACAGCTCTTTACCGCGCCTAATTTCCAGAACGCCGATGTCATCATGATCTCCACCCGCTACCGGGCGCAAAGCGTTGAGCGGTTATTATCCAGCATGATCCGCGATATTAAGGCGCAGGGCAAACCCGTGGCCATCGTCGGCAGTACACCCGAATTCGCCTCTCCCGGAACGCTGCCGTTCTATGATTGGTACATTCGCAGACAAGGCAAAAAAACCGACCTGAAGACGGTGAATGTGCTGGCCTATGGGTCTGCGGTCAGCAGGGTTTCCCAGATCGACAGGACCGTTCAGCAGATCGCAGATCGCAATGCGCTGACCTATTTATCCCGGCGTACTCTGGTTTGCCCGGCGGGCAGCAAGTCCTGCACGCTCAGCACATCGCAGAATGAGAAAACGATGTATGATCAAAGCCATTGGACGTTGGAAGGCGCGCTTTTCTTTGGGCGTAGGGCCGCAGAGGCCGGATGGTCGGACAGGCTGCGCGCGGCGGCGCGATTGTGA
- a CDS encoding HlyD family type I secretion periplasmic adaptor subunit translates to MTQAEPRKWKASGPLLVGGIALLVLVGVLGVWSVQARIAGAVIASGMIQVESNRQVLQHPQGGVVGELPVKDGDTVKAGDVVLRFDDALMRSELAIIEGQLFELLARKARLQAERDGLEELPDLDPVLADMAGEDAVLELLEGQQRLFEARAATLQQSAEQIAEQIAQAENQIDGSNAQLAALETQKELIETELDDNQGLFEKGLVPASRVSALQREQARLLGEIGSLTAGVAQLRGQIAALNIERIALTTRLREEAITTLRDLQFQEVELYQRRLSTMETLSRMILRAPVSGVIYDSRVFALQSVVSPAEPIMFIIPQDQPMVVSARVDPIHVDQVHVGQSASLRFAAFDQRMTPEIFGHVTKLSADVFTDQATGMSYYQVELIPSEGEMEKLGGQTLLPGMPVEAFIKTAERSPLNYLAKPLTDYFTRAFREG, encoded by the coding sequence ATGACCCAAGCAGAACCGCGTAAGTGGAAAGCCTCGGGACCCTTGCTGGTGGGTGGCATCGCGCTCCTGGTTCTGGTGGGGGTGCTCGGCGTGTGGAGCGTTCAGGCGCGTATCGCTGGGGCGGTCATTGCGTCCGGTATGATCCAGGTCGAATCAAACAGGCAGGTGCTGCAACATCCACAGGGCGGTGTTGTCGGTGAACTGCCGGTCAAGGACGGCGATACGGTAAAGGCCGGTGATGTGGTGTTGCGCTTTGATGATGCGCTGATGCGCTCGGAACTGGCCATCATTGAGGGTCAGCTTTTTGAACTGCTCGCGCGCAAAGCCAGGCTGCAAGCGGAACGGGATGGTCTGGAAGAGCTACCCGATCTCGATCCTGTACTGGCGGATATGGCGGGCGAAGATGCCGTGTTGGAACTGCTCGAAGGACAGCAACGCCTGTTTGAGGCACGCGCAGCAACATTGCAACAAAGCGCGGAACAGATTGCCGAGCAAATCGCGCAGGCCGAAAACCAGATCGACGGATCAAACGCGCAACTGGCCGCGCTAGAAACACAAAAAGAGCTTATCGAAACTGAATTGGACGATAACCAGGGCCTGTTCGAAAAGGGTCTGGTGCCCGCGTCGCGCGTTTCGGCATTGCAGCGTGAACAGGCCCGGCTTTTGGGTGAAATCGGCAGCCTCACAGCGGGCGTTGCGCAATTGCGCGGCCAGATTGCGGCGCTGAACATCGAGCGTATCGCGCTGACGACGCGGTTGCGTGAAGAGGCGATCACCACCCTGCGCGATTTGCAGTTTCAGGAAGTCGAGTTGTATCAACGACGTTTGAGCACCATGGAGACCCTGTCGCGGATGATCCTGCGCGCGCCTGTGTCGGGTGTGATTTACGATTCGCGCGTGTTTGCACTGCAATCTGTCGTCTCACCCGCCGAGCCGATCATGTTCATTATCCCACAAGATCAACCGATGGTCGTTTCAGCGCGTGTTGATCCCATTCATGTGGATCAGGTTCATGTGGGTCAATCCGCCTCATTGCGCTTTGCAGCCTTCGATCAACGCATGACGCCTGAGATTTTTGGCCATGTGACGAAACTGTCGGCGGATGTTTTCACCGATCAGGCCACGGGTATGTCGTATTATCAGGTAGAATTGATTCCCTCGGAAGGGGAAATGGAGAAGCTTGGCGGGCAAACGCTGCTGCCTGGCATGCCGGTCGAGGCCTTTATCAAGACCGCAGAACGGTCTCCGCTCAACTACCTTGCAAAGCCGCTGACCGACTACTTCACGCGCGCGTTTCGCGAAGGCTAG